One window of the Trifolium pratense cultivar HEN17-A07 linkage group LG2, ARS_RC_1.1, whole genome shotgun sequence genome contains the following:
- the LOC123909294 gene encoding nascent polypeptide-associated complex subunit alpha-like protein 5 encodes MTQNNKKELGNMESIKSKPRRKVPWWDPLDFFETKKPATTELVPSNEKDDDSDYNFYDVSDSNSDDDEDETPLSSWCYVNDDSARFVKVVKTRKGYAPAVENVNHDDTDNDNYEDCLVRSQLQTQAAQQFRMPDMESVMEKQDQGAIAGVAQPEEEEEEEEDEDEDEDEDEDEEEEGEEEEEEEDETGVEPRNIDLVMTQAGVSKIEAVKALMNSKGDIVLAIMEVCETGVEPYDIDLVMTQAGVSRIEAFQALKNNKGDIVSAIMEITS; translated from the exons ATGACCCAAAATAACAAGAAAGAGCTTGGAAATATGGAATCGATTAAGAGCAAACCAAGGAGGAAGGTGCCATGGTGGGATCCACTGGACTTTTTCGAAACGAAAAAACCAGCTACAACGGAACTAGTACCGAGCAACGAGAAGGATGATGATTCTGACTATAACTTTTATGATGTTTCTGACAGTAATTCTGACGATGATGAAGACGAAACTCCTTTGTCTTCATGGTGCTACGTAAACGACGACTCTGCCAGGTTCGTTAAGGTTGTTAAAACAAGAAAGGGCTATGCTCCAGCTGTTGAGAACGTGAACCATGATGATACTGATAATGACAACTACGAAGACTGTCTAG TGAGATCCCAGTTGCAAACTCAAGCTGCTCAGCAGTTCAGGATGCCAGATATGGAATCTGTAATGGAAAAACAAGATCAAGGTGCAATAGCTGGTGTAGCACAGCCtgaggaggaggaagaggaggaggaggatgaggatgaggatgaggatgaggatgaggatgaggaagaggaaggggaggaggaagaggaggaGGAAGATGAAACTGGCGTGGAGCCCCGCAACATTGATTTAGTCATGACACAAGCAGGAGTGTCTAAGATCGAAGCTGTCAAAGCTCTCATGAATAGCAAAGGGGACATTGTTTTAGCCATTATGGAGGTCTGTGAAACTGGCGTGGAGCCCTACGACATTGATTTGGTCATGACACAAGCAGGAGTGTCTAGGATCGAAGCTTTCCAAGCTCTCAAGAATAACAAAGGGGACATCGTTTCAGCCATTATGGAGATCACTTCTTAA